One genomic window of Moorella glycerini includes the following:
- the amrA gene encoding AmmeMemoRadiSam system protein A, translated as MGRLLDVAFMPHPPVMVPEVGRGEEARITTTVTAVKGLAAKLAARRPEVVVIISPHGPVFREAVGLWATGELKGDLAAFRAGEVKFTYRLDLELSRAIADIAREAGLPVAWLDAAACRRYGLTPELDHGMMVPLYFLRQAGIDTPLVAMGMAFLQRQQLYAFGAALARAVAASPHRVLLVASGDLSHRLLPGAPAGYDPRGKDFDARVKELLAALDVEGILAIPEDLAARAGECGLRSFIMGLGALDGYEVRGEVLSYEGPFGVGYLVAHLEPAGEAPERSLLAKEKKPVAESLPVRLARQSLEYYLRTGKVLPVPEPLPPELAGRAGAFVSIKKHGSLRGCIGTIGPTRTNLAEEIIYNALAAGLEDPRFPPVTVEELPELQYSVDVLSEPEPATLADLDPKVYGVIVSRGRRRGLLLPDLEGIDTVEEQVAIARQKGGIGPNEPYQLERFKVTRYH; from the coding sequence ATGGGACGGTTACTGGATGTGGCCTTTATGCCCCACCCGCCGGTTATGGTTCCGGAGGTTGGGCGCGGCGAGGAGGCCAGAATTACTACCACAGTTACGGCGGTGAAAGGACTGGCAGCAAAACTTGCCGCCCGCCGCCCGGAGGTGGTCGTCATTATTTCCCCTCACGGGCCGGTTTTTCGCGAAGCCGTGGGACTCTGGGCCACCGGGGAGCTAAAGGGTGATCTGGCGGCCTTTAGGGCCGGGGAAGTCAAATTTACTTACCGCCTGGACCTGGAGCTCAGCCGGGCCATAGCTGATATAGCCCGGGAAGCAGGGTTGCCGGTGGCCTGGCTCGACGCTGCCGCCTGCCGGCGTTACGGCTTAACCCCGGAACTGGACCACGGCATGATGGTGCCCCTCTATTTTTTGCGCCAGGCAGGCATCGATACCCCCCTGGTAGCCATGGGCATGGCCTTCCTGCAGCGGCAGCAGCTTTATGCCTTTGGCGCCGCCCTGGCCCGGGCCGTTGCGGCCAGCCCGCACCGGGTCCTGCTGGTGGCCAGCGGTGACCTGTCCCACCGGCTGCTGCCCGGGGCGCCGGCAGGGTATGATCCCCGGGGAAAGGATTTTGATGCAAGGGTGAAGGAGCTCCTTGCGGCCCTGGACGTGGAGGGCATCCTGGCCATACCGGAAGATCTGGCCGCAAGAGCCGGCGAGTGCGGCCTGCGTTCCTTTATCATGGGCCTGGGGGCCCTGGACGGCTATGAGGTACGGGGGGAAGTTTTGTCCTATGAAGGCCCCTTCGGCGTCGGTTACCTGGTGGCCCACCTGGAGCCTGCAGGGGAAGCTCCAGAACGGAGCCTGCTGGCGAAAGAAAAGAAGCCGGTAGCGGAGTCGCTGCCGGTGCGCCTGGCCCGCCAGAGCCTGGAGTATTACCTGCGAACCGGCAAGGTGTTGCCTGTTCCCGAACCCCTGCCCCCGGAACTGGCCGGCCGGGCCGGTGCCTTTGTGTCGATAAAGAAGCACGGCAGCTTAAGGGGATGTATCGGTACCATCGGCCCTACCAGGACCAACCTGGCCGAGGAGATTATTTACAACGCCCTGGCTGCCGGCCTGGAAGACCCCCGTTTTCCCCCGGTCACAGTAGAAGAACTACCCGAGCTCCAGTATTCGGTAGACGTCTTGAGCGAACCCGAACCGGCCACCCTGGCGGACCTGGACCCCAAAGTTTACGGCGTCATCGTCAGCCGCGGCCGGCGGCGGGGACTGCTCCTCCCGGACCTGGAGGGTATTGATACCGTCGAAGAGCAGGTGGCTATTGCCCGCCAGAAGGGCGGCATCGGCCCCAATGAACCCTACCAGCTGGAAAGATTTAAGGTTACACGCTACCATTAA
- a CDS encoding sensor histidine kinase, protein MPLFISLVERMSVVITLAFILARSRTFRKLLQEQASSRQKFLLILVFGLLGIFGSYAGIPIQDALANSRVIAPMVGGLFGGPLVGFLAGLIAGGHRFFMGGFTSLACGISTTVEGLLGGMVARAYRQRPLPWPVAFAAGFTAEALQMLIILALARPFAAAWSLVKVIAWPMMLVNASGIALAVIIIQGVLREQELAGAVQAQKALKIANKTLPYLRQGLSADSARQAAAIIMEITGLEAVAITSGDEILAHVGAGSDHHRQGQKVLTNATRQALVTGKIQVAQTGAEIGCHHQGCPLKAAVVVPLESRGKEIGTLKLYHTRANAVGPLDLELAAGLGHLFSTQLELAEIDRQEQLVAKAEIRALQSQINPHFLFNALNTIMSVCRLDPEKARQLLGYLGDFFRRNLQHPERPVTLATEIEHVRSYLAIEKARFGSRLEVIIDVEPGVTHYLLPALTLQPLVENAVKHGLLPRREGGQVTITAREVNGEARITVSDNGVGIDLNKVTGLLAGTQANSNNVGLFNVHERLRLLYGPEYGLRLSLNPGGGTRVELSLPRQGQAAFKEGVAS, encoded by the coding sequence ATGCCTCTTTTCATATCCCTGGTTGAACGGATGAGTGTAGTTATAACCCTGGCCTTTATCCTGGCCCGTTCCCGGACATTCCGGAAACTGCTCCAGGAGCAGGCCAGTTCCCGCCAGAAATTCCTGTTAATCCTGGTCTTTGGCCTGCTGGGGATCTTCGGCAGCTATGCCGGCATCCCCATCCAGGATGCCCTGGCCAACTCCCGGGTCATTGCCCCCATGGTCGGCGGGCTGTTTGGTGGTCCCCTGGTTGGTTTCCTCGCCGGGCTTATTGCCGGCGGCCACCGGTTTTTTATGGGGGGCTTTACCTCCCTGGCCTGTGGCATTTCCACCACTGTCGAAGGCCTGCTTGGAGGTATGGTGGCCCGGGCCTACCGCCAGCGCCCTTTGCCCTGGCCGGTGGCCTTTGCTGCCGGTTTTACTGCTGAAGCCCTGCAGATGCTGATTATCCTGGCCCTGGCGCGGCCTTTTGCCGCCGCCTGGAGCCTGGTCAAAGTCATTGCCTGGCCCATGATGCTGGTTAACGCCAGCGGTATTGCCCTGGCGGTAATCATTATCCAGGGTGTGCTCCGGGAGCAGGAGCTGGCCGGCGCCGTCCAGGCCCAGAAGGCTTTAAAGATTGCCAACAAGACCCTGCCCTACTTACGCCAGGGTCTGAGTGCAGATTCCGCCCGCCAGGCAGCCGCTATTATTATGGAGATTACTGGCCTGGAGGCTGTAGCTATTACCAGCGGCGATGAGATCCTGGCCCACGTCGGTGCCGGGAGCGACCACCACCGCCAGGGCCAGAAGGTCCTGACCAACGCCACCCGCCAGGCCCTGGTGACCGGCAAAATCCAGGTAGCCCAGACGGGAGCAGAAATCGGCTGCCACCACCAGGGTTGCCCCTTAAAGGCAGCTGTAGTTGTACCCCTGGAGTCGCGGGGCAAGGAAATCGGCACCTTAAAGCTCTACCATACCCGCGCCAATGCCGTTGGCCCCCTGGACCTGGAGCTGGCCGCCGGCCTGGGCCACCTCTTCTCCACCCAGCTGGAACTGGCGGAAATTGACCGGCAGGAACAACTGGTTGCCAAAGCCGAAATCCGGGCCCTGCAGTCCCAGATCAACCCCCACTTTTTGTTTAATGCCCTGAACACCATCATGTCCGTCTGCCGCCTGGACCCGGAAAAGGCACGGCAGCTCCTGGGCTACCTGGGGGACTTTTTCCGCCGCAACCTGCAACACCCGGAGCGGCCGGTCACCCTGGCTACGGAAATTGAGCATGTACGTTCTTACCTGGCCATTGAGAAGGCCCGCTTCGGTTCCCGCCTGGAGGTAATAATTGATGTCGAGCCCGGCGTGACCCATTACCTGTTGCCGGCCCTGACCCTCCAGCCCCTGGTGGAAAACGCCGTCAAGCACGGCCTTTTACCCCGCCGGGAAGGAGGACAGGTAACCATCACCGCCCGGGAGGTAAACGGCGAGGCCCGGATAACAGTTAGTGACAACGGTGTAGGCATAGACTTAAACAAGGTAACCGGTTTATTAGCGGGCACCCAGGCCAATAGTAATAATGTCGGCCTGTTTAACGTCCACGAGCGCCTGCGCCTGCTCTACGGCCCGGAATATGGCCTGCGCTTGAGCCTGAATCCCGGAGGCGGTACACGAGTAGAATTATCCCTGCCCCGCCAGGGCCAGGCAGCTTTCAAGGAAGGGGTTGCCAGTTGA
- a CDS encoding LytR/AlgR family response regulator transcription factor — translation MIKALIVDDEEPARQELRYYIERDANFTVCGEATGGSEALELASSLQPEVVFLDIELWDLDGVEVARLLLKQPRPPLIIFATAYDAYAIQAFELNAVDYLLKPFTAERVATTLARVRQLLQQHETPPLASLLRQLAATRKTTKVAAWKEDRLLVIDPAEIIYAEARGHQVLLKTNQGTLRFPGTLQELEDKLDRGFLRVHRSFIVNLDLVREVVPYFHGTYHLLLKDQEKTEIPVGRTYLKDVRTVLGF, via the coding sequence TTGATCAAGGCCCTCATCGTCGACGACGAAGAACCGGCCCGCCAGGAACTACGTTATTATATTGAACGGGATGCTAACTTTACGGTCTGCGGGGAGGCTACCGGGGGCAGCGAGGCCCTGGAACTGGCCTCTTCCCTGCAGCCGGAGGTTGTTTTCCTGGATATCGAACTCTGGGACCTGGACGGGGTAGAGGTGGCGCGGCTGCTTTTAAAGCAGCCCCGTCCCCCCTTAATCATCTTTGCCACTGCCTATGACGCCTATGCCATCCAGGCTTTTGAACTCAATGCCGTCGATTACCTGTTAAAACCCTTCACAGCCGAAAGGGTAGCCACCACCCTGGCCCGGGTGCGCCAGTTGCTCCAGCAACATGAAACCCCACCCCTGGCCAGCCTCCTGCGCCAGCTGGCCGCCACCCGCAAGACTACCAAGGTGGCAGCCTGGAAGGAAGACCGGCTGCTGGTCATCGATCCCGCGGAAATTATCTATGCCGAAGCCCGGGGCCATCAGGTGCTCCTGAAAACTAACCAGGGTACTTTGCGATTTCCCGGTACCCTACAGGAACTGGAAGACAAGCTGGACAGGGGTTTCTTAAGGGTCCATCGTAGCTTTATTGTTAACCTTGACCTGGTGCGGGAAGTAGTTCCCTATTTCCACGGCACCTACCACCTGCTGCTTAAGGACCAGGAAAAGACCGAGATACCCGTCGGCCGCACCTATCTCAAGGACGTGCGTACTGTCCTGGGTTTTTAA
- a CDS encoding carbon starvation CstA family protein gives MLTFWVSIAILLVGYFLYGTFVERVFAPQEQRPTPAIRLNDGVDYVPMDWKRDFLIQLLNIAGLGPIFGAIQGALWGPVAFIWIVLGGIFAGAVHDYLVGMLSVRHDGANLPAIVGNYLGPKMKQFVNIFTVIVLILVGTVFMTGPAQLLARLTPESLNYSFWLGVILVYYFLATVLPIDKIIGRIYPLFGAILIIMAVGVVGGIMFEGYRIPELTLANLHPQGAPLWPLLFITIACGAISGFHATQSPLIARCLENERYGRRVFYGAMIAESIIALIWAAAAMAFFGGTSGLANGLKSLGGPAGVVNQASFTLLGTIGGVLAVLGVIVLPVTSGDTAFRAARLTIAEFIGLKQGPILNRYKIAIPIFAVGFILSQIDFTIVWRYFAWSNQTLAMIALWAAAVYLARQRSFHWVATLPAAFMTAVSITYILQAPEGLHLATSISYPVGLVAAALALLAFLWQVYTREAVSEAAAAAKPKPEPR, from the coding sequence ATGCTAACTTTCTGGGTATCCATTGCCATCCTCCTGGTGGGTTACTTCCTTTACGGCACTTTTGTCGAGAGGGTCTTTGCCCCCCAGGAACAGCGCCCCACCCCGGCAATAAGGCTCAACGACGGCGTTGACTATGTGCCCATGGACTGGAAACGGGATTTCCTGATCCAGCTCTTAAACATTGCCGGCCTGGGGCCCATTTTCGGCGCCATCCAGGGGGCCCTTTGGGGACCGGTGGCCTTTATCTGGATCGTCCTGGGCGGTATCTTTGCCGGCGCCGTCCATGATTACCTCGTCGGTATGCTCTCCGTGCGCCACGACGGTGCCAACCTGCCGGCCATTGTCGGCAATTACCTGGGCCCCAAAATGAAGCAGTTCGTCAACATTTTCACCGTCATCGTCCTGATCCTGGTAGGGACCGTCTTTATGACCGGCCCGGCCCAGCTCCTGGCCAGGCTTACCCCTGAAAGTTTAAATTATTCCTTCTGGCTGGGCGTTATTTTGGTTTATTACTTCCTGGCAACAGTTTTGCCCATCGATAAAATTATCGGCAGGATCTATCCCCTTTTCGGAGCCATATTGATTATTATGGCTGTAGGTGTTGTGGGCGGGATCATGTTTGAAGGGTACCGTATTCCCGAACTAACCCTGGCCAACCTGCACCCGCAGGGAGCGCCCCTGTGGCCCCTCCTCTTTATCACCATCGCCTGCGGTGCCATCAGCGGCTTCCACGCCACCCAGTCGCCGCTAATCGCCCGCTGCCTGGAAAATGAACGCTACGGCCGCCGGGTCTTTTACGGGGCCATGATTGCCGAGTCGATTATCGCCCTCATCTGGGCTGCTGCTGCCATGGCTTTCTTTGGCGGGACCAGCGGCCTGGCTAACGGTTTGAAGAGCCTGGGCGGTCCTGCTGGTGTCGTCAACCAGGCCTCCTTTACCCTCCTGGGTACCATTGGCGGCGTCCTGGCCGTCCTGGGGGTTATCGTCCTGCCCGTCACCTCCGGTGATACCGCCTTCCGGGCGGCCAGGCTAACCATTGCCGAGTTCATCGGGTTAAAACAAGGTCCCATACTCAACCGCTATAAAATTGCTATCCCCATTTTTGCCGTAGGTTTTATTTTAAGCCAGATTGACTTTACCATTGTCTGGCGCTACTTCGCCTGGTCCAACCAGACCCTGGCCATGATTGCCCTCTGGGCCGCCGCCGTCTACCTGGCCCGGCAGCGCAGCTTCCACTGGGTAGCCACCCTTCCGGCTGCTTTCATGACGGCCGTCAGCATCACCTATATCCTCCAGGCGCCGGAAGGCCTGCACCTGGCCACCAGCATTTCCTACCCCGTAGGCCTGGTCGCAGCCGCCCTGGCCCTGCTGGCCTTCCTGTGGCAGGTTTACACCCGGGAAGCTGTTTCAGAGGCAGCAGCGGCAGCCAAACCCAAACCGGAGCCCAGGTAA
- a CDS encoding N-acetylmuramoyl-L-alanine amidase, which translates to MARVVFVPRRRSLKFMAAVLVVMAVFLAWSRYQGLKEEQAIQAFSWAVANQVVVVDPGHGGIDSGAKGPGGTPEDRVNLAISQRLAEFLRQGGARVFLTRQDENVHGGESGDDLVERVKLAQEVKADLFISVHCNAFDGRERGAQLFYDPKSPEGKMLAEAIQAEIRRRLANTDRVPLSIDAFVLRTQKIPAVIVEAGFISNPQEEKLLADPHYQRRMAFAIYAGIVNYLAGKGPGAGDSGQAKKAP; encoded by the coding sequence ATGGCGCGGGTGGTATTTGTTCCCCGGCGGCGCAGCCTGAAGTTTATGGCAGCCGTACTGGTAGTTATGGCTGTATTTTTGGCCTGGAGTCGCTACCAGGGCCTGAAAGAGGAGCAGGCCATCCAGGCCTTTTCCTGGGCGGTGGCCAACCAGGTGGTGGTGGTCGACCCCGGCCACGGCGGGATTGATTCCGGAGCCAAAGGCCCTGGAGGAACTCCGGAAGACCGGGTAAATCTTGCCATCAGCCAGCGCCTGGCAGAATTTTTGCGCCAGGGCGGTGCCAGGGTTTTCCTCACCCGCCAGGATGAAAACGTCCATGGAGGGGAATCCGGCGATGACCTGGTGGAACGGGTTAAGCTTGCCCAGGAGGTCAAGGCCGACCTCTTTATCTCCGTCCACTGCAACGCCTTTGACGGCCGGGAAAGGGGCGCCCAGCTATTTTACGACCCCAAATCGCCGGAGGGGAAAATGCTGGCCGAGGCCATCCAGGCGGAAATCAGGCGCCGCCTGGCCAATACCGACCGGGTGCCTTTAAGTATTGATGCCTTTGTCCTCCGCACCCAGAAAATCCCGGCAGTAATTGTAGAAGCCGGCTTTATCTCCAACCCCCAGGAAGAAAAGCTCCTGGCCGATCCCCATTACCAGCGCCGGATGGCCTTTGCTATCTACGCCGGCATTGTTAATTACCTGGCGGGAAAAGGCCCCGGGGCTGGGGATTCCGGCCAGGCAAAAAAAGCCCCCTGA
- a CDS encoding ATP-binding cassette domain-containing protein, with product MAVIVVQDLVKRFNDLMAVAGVSFNVEEGEIFGFLGPNGAGKSTTIKMLCTLLKPTSGRVTLAGFDVARQPDAVRRAIGLVFQDNSLDDRLTAEENLRFHGLLYGLSRATIKERMDEVLAMVDLAGRRRDIVRTFSGGMRRRLEIARGFLHHPRVLFLDEPTVGLDPQTRSAIWQHIHRLRREKNITIFMTTHYMDEAENCDRIAIIDHGRIQALDTPDNLKRRLGGDVVTMMTIDDSRLQQEIAARYGVKVIKDEEGLRLQVDDGAAFIPRVAADFGGQINSISLRRPTLDDVFLSLTGRAIREDKVSSAELMRLNRRHGRQRH from the coding sequence GTGGCCGTAATCGTTGTCCAGGACCTGGTCAAGCGTTTTAACGACCTGATGGCCGTCGCCGGGGTAAGTTTTAACGTCGAAGAGGGGGAGATCTTCGGCTTCCTGGGGCCCAACGGCGCCGGTAAATCGACCACCATCAAAATGCTCTGTACCCTGCTCAAACCCACCAGCGGGCGGGTCACCCTGGCCGGCTTTGATGTGGCCCGCCAGCCGGATGCCGTGCGCCGCGCCATCGGCCTGGTCTTCCAGGACAACTCCCTGGACGACCGCCTGACGGCCGAAGAAAACTTGCGCTTCCACGGCCTCCTCTACGGCCTCTCCCGGGCTACCATCAAAGAGCGCATGGACGAAGTCCTGGCCATGGTGGATCTGGCCGGGCGCCGCCGGGATATCGTCCGCACCTTTTCCGGCGGCATGCGGCGGCGGCTGGAAATCGCCCGCGGCTTCCTCCACCACCCCAGAGTCCTCTTCCTGGATGAACCGACAGTCGGCCTGGACCCCCAGACCCGCAGCGCCATCTGGCAGCACATCCACCGCCTGCGCCGGGAGAAAAACATCACCATCTTTATGACCACCCACTACATGGACGAAGCGGAAAACTGCGACCGCATCGCCATCATTGACCACGGCCGCATCCAGGCCCTGGATACGCCGGACAACCTGAAACGCCGGCTGGGAGGCGATGTAGTCACCATGATGACCATCGACGACTCCCGCCTGCAGCAGGAGATAGCCGCCCGCTACGGCGTGAAAGTCATTAAAGACGAAGAAGGCCTGCGCCTGCAGGTAGATGACGGGGCTGCCTTTATCCCCCGGGTGGCCGCCGATTTTGGGGGGCAGATTAACAGCATATCCTTGCGGCGCCCCACCCTGGATGACGTTTTCTTAAGCCTCACCGGCCGGGCCATCCGGGAAGATAAAGTCTCTTCCGCCGAGCTCATGCGCCTGAACCGCCGCCACGGCCGCCAGCGGCACTAA
- a CDS encoding ABC transporter permease, with amino-acid sequence MQPALRALYTIWYREFIRFIRERSRIIGMIGQPLLYLLIVGQGISAAMGFRGVPAGIPINYVQFMYPGILGMSVLFTSIFSGVSIIWDREFGFLKEVLVAPVPRWATALGKALGGSTVALIQATIMLLLAPLIKVSLTPVTILQLLGILFLISLGLTFLGIAIASRMTTMEGFQMFMNFLVMPLFFLSGAMFPMTNLPGWMNFLMKIDPLTYGVDALRRLIYTGTDPRVLEFLVNYSLGFDLAVITLMALALGILGSWSFSRQE; translated from the coding sequence ATGCAACCTGCCCTGCGAGCCCTCTATACCATCTGGTACCGGGAATTTATCCGCTTCATCCGCGAGCGCAGCCGCATCATTGGTATGATCGGGCAGCCACTCCTTTACCTGCTCATTGTCGGCCAGGGGATATCGGCGGCTATGGGCTTCCGGGGCGTCCCGGCCGGTATACCCATAAACTACGTCCAGTTCATGTATCCCGGCATCCTGGGGATGTCCGTCCTCTTTACCTCCATTTTTTCCGGCGTCTCCATCATCTGGGACCGGGAGTTCGGCTTTTTAAAAGAGGTCCTGGTAGCCCCCGTACCCCGCTGGGCTACCGCCCTGGGTAAAGCCCTGGGGGGCAGTACCGTGGCCCTCATCCAGGCCACCATCATGCTCCTCCTGGCACCTTTGATTAAAGTCTCCCTGACTCCAGTTACAATCCTCCAGCTCCTGGGCATCCTGTTCCTCATTTCCCTGGGCCTGACCTTCCTGGGCATCGCCATTGCCAGCCGCATGACAACTATGGAAGGATTCCAGATGTTCATGAACTTCCTGGTCATGCCCCTCTTTTTCCTGAGCGGCGCCATGTTCCCCATGACCAACCTGCCAGGATGGATGAATTTTTTAATGAAAATCGACCCCCTGACCTACGGTGTCGATGCCTTAAGGCGCTTGATATATACCGGCACCGACCCCCGGGTGCTGGAGTTCCTGGTCAACTACAGCCTCGGTTTTGACCTGGCAGTAATTACCCTCATGGCCCTGGCCCTGGGTATCCTGGGCTCCTGGTCCTTCAGCCGCCAGGAGTAA
- a CDS encoding 4Fe-4S dicluster domain-containing protein, with protein MMDYVLLVDSALCINCQACTIACRQAGNTNYSLPRLKVDGSRHYSCHHCEQPACCAVCSGGALIKNKDGIVLWERDNCLGCKLCVAACPHEAINYNSLFNEPVKCTFCWERLQQGEEPACSSACTTGARRFGKKEDILAHLSNRQKELASRGIKAVVEGLGDGQDDKVLFLKALG; from the coding sequence ATGATGGATTATGTCCTGCTGGTGGATAGTGCTTTATGTATTAATTGCCAGGCTTGCACTATAGCCTGCCGGCAAGCTGGCAACACCAATTACTCCTTACCCCGCTTGAAGGTGGATGGGAGTCGCCATTATTCCTGCCACCACTGTGAGCAGCCGGCTTGTTGCGCGGTTTGTTCCGGCGGTGCCCTCATTAAAAATAAAGATGGGATCGTTTTATGGGAGCGGGATAATTGCCTGGGATGCAAATTATGTGTAGCTGCTTGCCCGCACGAGGCCATTAACTACAATTCCCTTTTCAATGAGCCGGTAAAATGTACTTTTTGCTGGGAACGGCTGCAACAAGGAGAAGAGCCGGCTTGTAGCTCAGCCTGTACTACAGGGGCCCGCCGCTTTGGTAAGAAAGAAGATATACTGGCTCATCTCAGTAACCGGCAAAAAGAATTAGCCTCCCGGGGGATCAAAGCGGTTGTAGAGGGGCTGGGGGATGGACAGGACGATAAAGTGTTATTCTTGAAAGCTTTAGGATAA
- a CDS encoding molybdopterin-containing oxidoreductase family protein: protein MYSNLLARYIRPARRQEVSGSSEARRLVRSVCGLCNGGCGLLVALDARGKLAGIYGDPDNPWNKGHICPKPMETAQILNSPARVLYPLKKERGHFRRLSWEEAMDLIAGRWEQARETYGNAAVAAIISKIGGSHSKFIHGIFAELTGLNSYGTSPICYESERRARISLFGSAATPNPLADVMEARLLLLAGNNLAQTKAGQFHWVQEARRRGTKVIVIDVRQTDTARQADQFIPIRPGTDAALGLALLHIIITRELYDREFVAGFTRGFAGLAVAVREYTPERAEAITGIPAATIEQLAGDLANRKPGLFYPGRGLATASNGTGALLAFEALMAILGNIGQPGGGIISHIVDYGKVQGLIPPELVSKPEKKRDAQEFYEAMLGGEIKVLYVAGNPAVTWPASRQMRAALEKLDLVISHTLLMDDTATCADIVLPATHWLEEASAQASVNRVLQWREAVLEPPGEAKSAAEFFRLLARRLHLPAEYFPPDPASSWELEREFTPSIKGITIAALRSSAGGISYPFPAGQEPRRRLYEDKSFPTPSGKVELEQMDAKILAARYPYFQDVLQAPGNSREKVTDYPFLLSTAKVAYHYHTQCQYSSWARDLQEPCLEINADLAAALGIRPGEELIVETAYGAITLPARPVAGLPPNCVFTQPYYGQAVFGREPANSLFPALTDPVGGGFMHKNLQCRISRALPGRGGK, encoded by the coding sequence ATGTATTCTAATCTATTAGCACGCTATATCCGGCCGGCCCGGCGGCAGGAAGTTAGCGGGAGCAGTGAAGCCAGAAGATTGGTGCGCAGTGTTTGTGGCCTTTGCAACGGCGGCTGTGGCCTGCTAGTTGCCCTGGATGCCCGGGGGAAGCTGGCGGGTATTTATGGTGACCCGGATAATCCCTGGAATAAAGGGCACATTTGCCCCAAACCCATGGAAACCGCCCAGATTTTAAACAGCCCGGCCCGGGTCCTTTATCCCTTAAAAAAGGAGCGGGGCCATTTCCGTCGCCTGAGCTGGGAAGAAGCCATGGACCTGATTGCCGGCCGGTGGGAGCAGGCTAGAGAAACTTACGGCAATGCTGCGGTGGCTGCTATTATTTCTAAAATCGGGGGGTCCCATAGCAAGTTTATTCATGGTATTTTTGCTGAACTCACGGGACTGAATTCCTATGGCACGTCCCCTATATGCTATGAATCAGAGCGGCGGGCCCGGATTTCCCTTTTTGGCTCAGCTGCAACTCCTAATCCCCTGGCGGATGTAATGGAGGCCAGGCTCCTCCTTTTAGCTGGTAATAACCTGGCCCAGACCAAGGCCGGCCAGTTCCACTGGGTGCAGGAGGCCAGGCGCCGGGGCACCAAAGTCATTGTTATCGATGTCCGCCAGACCGATACAGCCAGGCAGGCGGACCAGTTCATCCCAATCCGGCCGGGTACGGACGCTGCCCTGGGACTGGCCCTGCTCCACATTATCATTACCCGCGAACTATATGACCGGGAGTTTGTGGCTGGCTTTACCCGGGGTTTTGCCGGCCTGGCGGTAGCCGTCCGGGAATATACACCAGAGAGGGCGGAGGCAATTACCGGAATTCCAGCCGCGACCATCGAGCAACTGGCCGGGGACCTGGCTAACCGCAAACCGGGTCTTTTTTACCCCGGCCGGGGCTTGGCAACGGCCAGTAATGGGACCGGTGCCCTGCTGGCCTTTGAGGCCTTGATGGCCATCCTGGGTAATATCGGGCAACCCGGGGGCGGGATTATTTCCCACATCGTCGATTATGGTAAAGTCCAGGGCCTGATTCCGCCAGAGCTGGTATCTAAGCCGGAAAAAAAACGGGACGCGCAAGAATTTTATGAGGCCATGTTAGGGGGGGAGATTAAAGTCCTCTACGTAGCCGGTAATCCGGCCGTTACCTGGCCGGCTTCCCGGCAGATGCGGGCGGCCCTGGAGAAACTTGACCTGGTAATCAGCCATACCCTCTTAATGGATGATACGGCAACCTGTGCTGATATTGTCCTCCCGGCCACCCACTGGCTGGAGGAAGCTTCCGCCCAGGCCAGTGTTAATCGTGTCCTGCAGTGGCGGGAAGCTGTCCTGGAACCGCCAGGAGAAGCCAAATCGGCAGCTGAATTTTTCCGGCTCCTGGCCAGGCGCTTGCATTTACCGGCCGAATATTTCCCGCCTGACCCGGCCTCAAGCTGGGAATTGGAGCGTGAGTTTACACCGTCTATCAAGGGCATTACTATTGCGGCCTTACGTTCTAGTGCCGGGGGAATAAGCTATCCTTTTCCTGCTGGTCAGGAGCCCCGCCGGCGCCTATATGAAGATAAGAGCTTCCCAACTCCTTCCGGCAAGGTAGAGCTGGAACAAATGGATGCGAAAATACTGGCTGCTCGTTACCCTTATTTCCAGGATGTCTTGCAAGCTCCCGGGAACAGCCGGGAAAAGGTTACCGATTACCCCTTCCTGCTAAGTACCGCCAAGGTGGCTTATCACTACCATACCCAGTGCCAGTACAGCAGCTGGGCGCGGGATTTGCAAGAGCCCTGCCTGGAAATTAATGCTGACCTGGCAGCGGCCCTGGGTATTCGCCCGGGCGAAGAACTTATTGTCGAGACGGCCTATGGCGCCATTACTTTACCTGCCCGCCCGGTAGCGGGATTACCACCTAATTGTGTCTTTACCCAGCCCTATTACGGCCAGGCGGTCTTTGGCCGGGAGCCGGCCAATTCTCTCTTCCCAGCTCTTACCGATCCCGTCGGGGGCGGTTTTATGCATAAAAATCTCCAGTGCCGTATATCCAGGGCCCTGCCGGGGAGGGGAGGGAAATGA